The following nucleotide sequence is from Chelmon rostratus isolate fCheRos1 chromosome 11, fCheRos1.pri, whole genome shotgun sequence.
GACTCGAGCTGATAGCTGTGCTCATAGCTGGGTGGTGACACACGTCTcatgttgggtgtgtgtgtgttgtgcgcGACACGAGGAGTTTTAATGCTTTAAGTTGTGCAACTTTTGCAGAGCAATGggtctcctgcagctgctgaaatcCCAGTTCTTGTGCCACCTGATCATCTGCTACGTGTTCCTGGTCAGCGGCATCATCATCAACCTGCTGCAGATCTGTACTTTACCGCTGTGGCTGGTCAACAAGCAGCTGGCCCGCAGGATCAACATCAGACTGGGCTACTGCATCAGCAGCCGTaagtgcttgtgtttgttttgctgctggaAGGAAGAAACCTGACATTTCAGTGGTAACTTTCTTGCAACGAACGGGATCAAACATTTAAACTCTGCATGAAGCATAAGACTGCTCTGTAAATGCAATCAGACTACTCTTTTTGTGTCCTAATGATCGTCAGAGATGGTAGCTGCCCTGGAGTGGTGGTCTGGAACAGAATGCACGCTATACACAGACCCAAAGAGTTATCCACTGTATGGAAATGAGAACGCCATTGTAGTTCTCAACCACAGTTTTGAGATAGACTTCCTGTGTGGCTGGACCTTCTGCGAGAGGTTCGGAGTTCTTGGGGTAAGTGTCCCGGGGGCCTTAAGGGGGGTTTGCATTGTGGTGCTGTCATTCATTTGCTTAACAAACTTTCAATTTCAATCTTTTTCCAGAGCTCAAAGGCGTTAGCCAAAAAAGAGCTGAGTTATATACCTATTATTGGCTGGATGTGGTACTTCCTGGAGAACGTTTTCTGCAAGAGGAAGTGGGAGGAAGACCGAAGGACGGTGGCTGAGAGTCTTCAGAACCTGCACGATTACCCAGAACACTTCTGGGTACGTTTCAGTTCGTTGTAAAATCAGTGTGACTGAAAGTGGAAGCTTAGCTGTTGCGTGACACAGAGATCATTTTGGATTTGTCCTAATGCTTTTAATAAACAATCTACTTTCCTGGGGCTAGTTTTTGCTTTACTGTGAAGGCACACGCTTGACACCGAAGAAGCACCAGATCAGCATGCAGGTGGCTGAGAGCAAAGGTTTACCCAAGCTGAAGCATCATCTCCTGCCCCGGACCAAAGGATTCTGGGTGACTGTCCAGAACCTCAGAGGAACCGGTGAGTGTCCATGAAGTGGTCAAATACGGCCACCAGTAGATGcgagctgtgtgtctgtgagtgggAAAGGCTGCAGGCGTTTGCAAATCAAATGAGCTGCACAgttaactgctgctgtgtgctttgccttgagcagctgcagctgtttatgATTCCACGCTGAACTTCAGAGACAACGAATCACCGAACCTGCTCGGCATTCTCAACGGGAAGAAATATCACGCGGACCTGTATGTGAGGTACAGAGAAATGTTTTGCTCAGCGGATTGCcacatttcatttctcattttctctcttcatcaGAGAGATTTGACTTCCTCTCTGACTTGCAGGAGGATCCCTCTAGAGCTgatcccagaggatgaagcagagTGTGCTGCCTGGCTCCACAAGCTCTACCAGGAAAAGGTTGGTGTGTTCGAAAGGTGGGCGTTTCTGAGAGATACAAGGTCTCCCAAAGGGGACTGTTTAAAGCTGTAACCACTAAAATCTCGATGGCCTAAACAGTATACTCATGCTCATGTAGCATTGCCTGTGTGAAAGATCGCTCCAGCTCTTTCCCCTTTTATTTCTTAAAGTTGGAAAGATGTGCTGTAAAGTCGGATTCTAGCAACTTTTACCAACCTGTAAAACACTGTGGGATTCTGAACTATAACCGGTTTTTGGTGGATTTGGTTCAAGTCCCATTACTCGAGACTTCTCTCATCACTTTTCTCACACTTCATGCAGCTCATTAATCTGAACTGGCTGATGTTAAATATTACACAGAGGCGGTTACATTTCAGTTCCTGCCACTTTCTAAAGACATTGACAGCAACATGGCTGAGAACAAActtaagctgtttttttctgtgaaggaCTTTGGTATTGAGGTGTGTTTGCATTGATGTGCCAACAGGACGGCTTTCAGGAGCACTACGCACAGACAGGGCGTTTCCCCAGCCCTGTAGTGAGCCCTCCCCGCCGACCCTGGTCTTTGATCAACTGGCTCTTCTGGGCCTGCTTGCTCCTCTACCCGCTAGGCCTGCTTTTCTCTGAGCTGATCAGCTCTGGATCAGTGCTGACCATCTTAGTGTCCgtggctctctgctctgcaggttGGTTTCATGCATTCATGCCC
It contains:
- the agpat4 gene encoding 1-acyl-sn-glycerol-3-phosphate acyltransferase delta, with protein sequence MGLLQLLKSQFLCHLIICYVFLVSGIIINLLQICTLPLWLVNKQLARRINIRLGYCISSQMVAALEWWSGTECTLYTDPKSYPLYGNENAIVVLNHSFEIDFLCGWTFCERFGVLGSSKALAKKELSYIPIIGWMWYFLENVFCKRKWEEDRRTVAESLQNLHDYPEHFWFLLYCEGTRLTPKKHQISMQVAESKGLPKLKHHLLPRTKGFWVTVQNLRGTAAAVYDSTLNFRDNESPNLLGILNGKKYHADLYVRRIPLELIPEDEAECAAWLHKLYQEKDGFQEHYAQTGRFPSPVVSPPRRPWSLINWLFWACLLLYPLGLLFSELISSGSVLTILVSVALCSAASLGVRWMIGQTEIDRGSAYGNKEVPLNNN